A genomic stretch from Achromobacter spanius includes:
- a CDS encoding cyclase family protein — MKRWTQRPEGSTWGDFGPDDELGRLNLLTEEKVLQAVREVQAGKVFCLSLPLDLPGGNVLNPRRHAPTLKPTFREGTPYLNFAMSQVQPEAVDVLSDDQVTLSMQYSTQWDGLCHVGALFDIQGDGEARRVYYNGYAAGVDVFGGADPDTSPEACCPPGGSYARKLSVSRYAEKGMQGRGVLVDLARAFGPGRTLVGHEQLQAAMREQNVVVETGDMLVLRTGFAERVVEMNGQPDPHALEQTGAVLDGADSALLDWISASGVAAICADNYAVESYPARTSGPGHSILPLHHHCLFKLGVPLAELWYLKDLADWLHANGRNRFLLTAPPLRMPGAVGSPVTPIATV, encoded by the coding sequence ATGAAACGCTGGACGCAACGCCCTGAAGGATCCACCTGGGGCGACTTCGGGCCGGACGATGAGCTGGGCCGGCTGAACCTGCTGACCGAGGAAAAGGTGTTGCAGGCGGTGCGTGAAGTGCAGGCGGGCAAGGTGTTCTGCCTGTCGCTGCCGCTGGACCTGCCGGGCGGCAACGTGCTCAACCCCCGCCGTCACGCGCCCACGCTCAAGCCCACCTTCCGCGAGGGCACGCCGTACCTGAACTTTGCGATGTCGCAGGTGCAGCCCGAGGCCGTCGACGTGCTGTCCGACGACCAGGTCACGCTGTCGATGCAATATTCCACGCAGTGGGACGGCCTTTGCCACGTGGGCGCGCTGTTCGACATTCAAGGTGACGGCGAAGCCCGCCGCGTTTACTACAACGGCTATGCCGCCGGGGTGGACGTGTTTGGCGGTGCCGACCCCGACACGTCGCCAGAGGCCTGCTGCCCGCCCGGCGGCTCATATGCGCGCAAACTCAGCGTCAGCCGCTACGCCGAAAAAGGCATGCAGGGGCGCGGCGTGCTGGTGGATCTGGCGCGCGCCTTCGGCCCCGGCCGCACGCTGGTGGGCCACGAGCAATTGCAAGCCGCCATGCGCGAACAGAACGTGGTGGTGGAAACCGGCGACATGCTGGTGTTGCGCACGGGCTTTGCCGAGCGCGTGGTGGAAATGAACGGGCAGCCGGACCCGCACGCGCTGGAGCAGACCGGCGCGGTGCTGGACGGCGCCGATAGCGCACTGCTGGACTGGATCTCCGCCAGCGGCGTGGCCGCCATTTGCGCCGACAACTACGCGGTGGAATCCTACCCGGCACGCACCTCCGGCCCCGGCCATTCGATCCTGCCGCTGCACCACCATTGCCTCTTCAAACTGGGCGTGCCGCTGGCCGAGCTGTGGTATTTGAAAGACCTGGCCGACTGGCTGCATGCCAACGGACGCAACCGCTTCCTGTTGACCGCCCCGCCCTTGCGCATGCCCGGCGCGGTCGGTTCACCCGTGACGCCCATCGCCACGGTGTAA
- a CDS encoding Bug family tripartite tricarboxylate transporter substrate binding protein codes for MTSFVPPRAGRRRLALAALALLALPVAHAAGYPDHPVTVVVPYPPGGGADMFGRAIANALQPGLKQTVLVENKPGAGGNIGMAYVARAKADGYTLGLGTIGTQTINQFLYSNMAFDPEKDLVPIALVSTTPNVIAVSAKSPYKTVADIIKAAKQSPDKKLTYASPGIGSSVHLTGAYFESMAGVTMLHVPFKGTSASLPAVAGGQVDLLFDNLPGSLAQIKDGGLVRGVAVTSAQRDPSVPNLPTVAESGLPGFDVTAWFALYAPRGTPAPVVKQLIDAARSGLQDAALAKNFATMGAKPGTLFGDDLAAFERAERKKWGGLIKDQGITAK; via the coding sequence ATGACCTCATTCGTACCCCCGCGCGCCGGGCGGCGCAGGCTGGCTTTGGCCGCCCTGGCCCTGCTGGCGCTGCCCGTGGCGCATGCCGCGGGCTATCCCGATCATCCCGTCACAGTGGTGGTGCCGTACCCGCCGGGTGGCGGCGCCGACATGTTCGGCCGCGCTATCGCCAATGCGCTGCAACCCGGCCTGAAGCAGACGGTGCTGGTTGAAAACAAGCCCGGCGCGGGCGGCAACATCGGCATGGCTTACGTGGCGCGCGCCAAGGCTGACGGCTACACGCTGGGCCTGGGCACGATCGGCACGCAGACCATCAACCAGTTCCTGTACAGCAACATGGCGTTCGACCCCGAAAAGGATCTGGTGCCGATCGCGCTGGTGTCCACCACGCCGAACGTCATCGCCGTCAGCGCCAAGTCGCCCTACAAGACGGTGGCCGACATCATCAAGGCCGCCAAGCAGTCGCCCGACAAGAAGCTGACCTACGCATCGCCGGGCATCGGGTCGTCGGTGCACCTGACGGGCGCGTACTTCGAGTCGATGGCGGGGGTGACGATGCTGCACGTGCCGTTCAAGGGTACGTCCGCGTCCTTGCCCGCTGTGGCGGGCGGACAGGTGGACCTGCTGTTCGACAACCTGCCCGGCTCGCTGGCGCAGATCAAGGACGGCGGACTGGTGCGCGGGGTGGCCGTCACCTCGGCGCAGCGCGATCCGTCCGTGCCCAATCTGCCCACCGTTGCCGAATCCGGCTTGCCGGGGTTTGACGTCACAGCCTGGTTCGCGCTGTACGCGCCGCGCGGCACACCGGCGCCGGTGGTCAAGCAATTGATCGATGCCGCCCGCAGCGGTCTGCAAGACGCTGCCCTGGCCAAGAATTTCGCCACCATGGGCGCCAAGCCCGGCACGCTGTTCGGCGACGATCTGGCCGCATTCGAACGCGCCGAGCGCAAGAAGTGGGGCGGGCTCATCAAAGACCAGGGGATCACCGCAAAATGA
- a CDS encoding SDR family oxidoreductase, translating into MNTPIALVTGGSRGIGRAIVARLIQDGYQVVNFSRRPPDALLPGETFRSVDLGDAAATREAARELAAERPVLHLVNNAGMIQVANIEDVTEAELQRTLALNLTAPVLLLQALLPAMREAQYGRVVNIGSRAALGKGGRTVYGASKAGLAGMTRTWALELAADGITVNTVAPGPIATELFNQSNPPGQPKTLALEASIPVRRVGQPEEVAHSVAMFLDKQAGFITGQLLYVCGGMSVGLAG; encoded by the coding sequence ATGAACACGCCCATCGCACTTGTCACCGGCGGCAGCCGGGGTATCGGCCGCGCCATCGTGGCCCGCCTGATCCAGGACGGCTACCAGGTGGTGAATTTCAGCCGGCGGCCGCCCGATGCCCTGCTGCCGGGCGAGACGTTTCGCTCGGTTGACCTGGGCGATGCGGCGGCCACCCGCGAGGCCGCGCGCGAACTGGCGGCCGAGCGGCCTGTGCTGCATCTGGTGAACAACGCCGGCATGATCCAGGTGGCCAACATCGAGGACGTGACCGAGGCGGAGTTGCAGCGCACGCTGGCCTTGAACCTGACCGCGCCCGTGTTGCTGTTGCAGGCGCTGTTGCCCGCCATGCGCGAGGCGCAGTACGGGCGCGTCGTCAATATCGGCAGCCGTGCCGCGCTGGGCAAGGGCGGGCGCACGGTCTACGGTGCGTCCAAGGCCGGCCTGGCCGGCATGACGCGCACCTGGGCGCTGGAATTGGCGGCCGACGGCATTACCGTCAACACTGTGGCGCCGGGGCCGATCGCCACCGAACTGTTCAATCAGTCCAACCCGCCCGGCCAGCCCAAGACCTTGGCGCTGGAAGCGTCCATTCCGGTGCGCCGGGTGGGGCAGCCGGAAGAGGTGGCGCACAGCGTCGCCATGTTCCTGGACAAGCAGGCGGGCTTCATCACCGGGCAACTGCTGTATGTGTGCGGGGGCATGTCGGTGGGGCTGGCGGGGTAG
- a CDS encoding GlxA family transcriptional regulator produces the protein MLFMLYDGFQPLDLAGPWQAFSSANEEAGQPLYQLSTIAATPVVSTWEQGLRMQVDGTFEQDGDAPIDMLLVPGGPGADRASAHAETMAWLRRRDVGAPRTCSVCTGAFVLAAAGLLDGRAVTTHWRSADRLRQKYPALRVQDDRIFIESGKYWTSAGVTAGIDLALALIERDVGAALSQQVARRLVVFMRRDGDQRQYSQTLRLQDRVAAPFRDLVEKIEAKLSARWSVDDMADACQMSRRTFQRKFAAHFGVAPTEVLRRLRQERASALQATGKMSKKSVQQHVGPLHDRPEP, from the coding sequence GTGTTGTTCATGCTGTACGACGGGTTCCAGCCGCTGGACCTGGCGGGCCCCTGGCAGGCATTCAGTTCCGCCAACGAAGAGGCGGGGCAGCCGCTCTACCAGTTGAGCACGATCGCCGCCACGCCGGTCGTCAGCACCTGGGAACAAGGCCTGCGCATGCAGGTGGACGGCACCTTCGAACAAGACGGCGACGCGCCCATTGACATGCTGCTGGTGCCGGGCGGCCCCGGCGCGGACCGCGCCAGCGCCCATGCCGAAACGATGGCCTGGTTGCGCCGCCGCGACGTCGGCGCGCCGCGCACGTGCAGCGTGTGTACCGGCGCCTTCGTGCTGGCCGCGGCCGGCCTGCTGGATGGCCGCGCCGTCACCACGCATTGGCGCTCGGCCGACCGACTGCGACAGAAGTACCCCGCGCTGCGCGTGCAAGACGACCGCATCTTCATTGAAAGCGGCAAGTACTGGACATCGGCGGGCGTGACGGCGGGCATCGACCTGGCCTTGGCGCTGATCGAACGCGACGTGGGCGCGGCGCTGTCGCAACAAGTGGCGCGCCGGCTGGTCGTGTTCATGCGGCGCGATGGCGACCAGCGTCAGTACAGCCAGACGCTGCGCCTGCAAGACCGTGTAGCCGCGCCGTTCCGGGATCTGGTCGAGAAGATTGAGGCGAAGCTGTCGGCACGCTGGTCGGTGGACGACATGGCAGATGCCTGCCAGATGTCGCGCCGCACCTTCCAGCGCAAGTTCGCCGCGCACTTCGGCGTGGCGCCCACCGAAGTGCTGCGGCGGCTGCGCCAGGAGCGCGCCAGCGCGTTGCAAGCCACCGGTAAGATGTCGAAGAAATCGGTCCAGCAACACGTGGGGCCTTTGCACGACAGGCCGGAGCCCTGA
- a CDS encoding DJ-1/PfpI family protein yields MHVNFLLFEGLTQLDMTGPYEVLANAPGFTVDFVAKTREPVRCDRGLQFVPTQTLASARQCDLLVVPGGPGTDDAIVDADWVAFTRTQGLAAQTIFGICTGSLLLGAAGLLRGKRASSHWRARELLARFGAIPSDERLCVDGNIYTAGGVTSGIDMGLKVVAALCGVDVAKLIQLQIEYDPKPPFPGGTPATSEPAVVERYLAMSEARFARRSAAVDRAAAAMP; encoded by the coding sequence ATGCATGTGAATTTTCTCTTGTTCGAAGGGCTGACCCAGCTGGACATGACCGGACCCTACGAGGTCTTGGCGAACGCGCCGGGCTTTACCGTGGATTTTGTCGCAAAAACGCGCGAGCCGGTACGGTGCGATCGCGGCCTGCAATTCGTGCCCACGCAAACCCTTGCGTCGGCGCGGCAATGCGACCTGCTGGTGGTGCCGGGCGGGCCGGGCACGGATGATGCCATCGTGGATGCGGACTGGGTGGCGTTCACGCGCACGCAGGGCCTGGCCGCGCAAACCATCTTTGGTATCTGCACGGGGTCGCTGCTGCTGGGCGCGGCGGGCCTCTTGCGCGGCAAGCGCGCGTCCAGCCACTGGCGCGCGCGCGAATTGCTGGCGCGCTTTGGTGCGATTCCCAGCGATGAACGCCTGTGTGTCGACGGCAATATCTACACGGCCGGGGGCGTGACGTCCGGCATCGACATGGGCCTGAAAGTGGTGGCGGCGCTGTGTGGTGTAGACGTGGCCAAGCTGATCCAGTTGCAGATCGAATACGACCCCAAGCCGCCGTTCCCGGGCGGCACGCCGGCCACGTCCGAGCCCGCCGTGGTGGAGCGCTATCTGGCCATGTCAGAAGCGCGCTTCGCGCGGCGGTCGGCGGCGGTGGACCGCGCCGCCGCCGCCATGCCCTAG
- a CDS encoding ABC transporter ATP-binding protein, translating into MARKKIDFRGQAFKDVLGFTFKHWVLQPWRTVVIVLLALLSAVADILTPMYAGRLVDAVASGSSGDALAWDAAITAFWLLVALGVGGTLLRQAVFQNIITFTLKMMNGIVSNAFYRVQRFSTDWHANSFAGSTVRKITRGMWAVDILNDTLLIALLPSVVMLVGATALLGAHWPLMGLVVGLGSVLYIAVTAALSLGYVAPAARLGNAWDTRMGGALADAVSCNAVVKAFGAEAREEARLDRVVNKWRHRTRRTWVRATLNGGIQGAMLVAMQAAILGASLLLWSRNQATVGDITFTLTMFFMLQGYLRDVGMHIRNLQRSVNDMEELVAMGRQPLGVADRPGARAINIREGEIRFEDVTFRYGAHNTALYQNFSARIAPGERVGLVGHSGSGKTTFIKLIQRLYDVNDGRITIDGQDIAQVKQASLRSQIAIVQQDPVLFHRTLAENIAYARPGATQAEIEQAARLASAHDFIMTLPKGYDTLVGERGIKLSGGERQRVAIARAFLADSPILILDEATSSLDSESEVLIQQAMDRLMVGRTTLVVAHRLSTVRALDRLLVMDRGRIIEEGSHDQLIRLQGGLYRRLFERQALELTKGLTAAEMLQDGATPPKIKDPNVDPSVDTDVDEGSYAFGK; encoded by the coding sequence ATGGCTAGAAAAAAAATCGACTTTCGAGGACAGGCCTTCAAGGACGTCCTGGGCTTTACCTTCAAGCATTGGGTCTTGCAGCCCTGGCGCACCGTGGTCATCGTGCTGCTGGCCTTGCTGTCGGCCGTGGCCGACATCCTGACGCCGATGTATGCCGGCCGCCTGGTTGACGCCGTGGCGTCGGGCTCGAGCGGCGATGCGCTGGCCTGGGACGCCGCCATCACGGCCTTCTGGCTGCTGGTGGCGCTGGGCGTGGGCGGCACGCTGCTGCGCCAGGCCGTGTTCCAGAACATCATCACGTTTACGTTGAAGATGATGAATGGGATCGTGTCCAACGCCTTCTACCGCGTGCAGCGCTTTTCCACCGACTGGCATGCCAACAGCTTCGCGGGTTCCACCGTGCGCAAGATCACGCGCGGCATGTGGGCCGTGGACATCCTGAACGACACGCTGCTGATCGCGCTGTTGCCATCCGTGGTGATGCTGGTGGGCGCCACCGCCCTGCTGGGCGCGCACTGGCCCTTGATGGGCTTGGTGGTGGGCCTGGGTTCGGTGCTGTATATCGCCGTCACCGCGGCGTTGTCGCTGGGTTATGTGGCCCCGGCCGCGCGCCTGGGCAACGCCTGGGACACGCGCATGGGCGGCGCGCTGGCCGACGCCGTCAGTTGCAATGCCGTGGTCAAGGCCTTCGGCGCGGAAGCGCGTGAAGAAGCGCGGCTGGATCGCGTGGTGAACAAGTGGCGCCATCGCACGCGCCGCACCTGGGTACGCGCCACGCTGAACGGCGGTATCCAGGGCGCGATGCTGGTGGCGATGCAGGCCGCCATTCTGGGCGCGTCCCTGCTGCTCTGGTCGCGCAACCAGGCCACCGTGGGCGACATCACTTTCACCTTGACGATGTTCTTCATGCTGCAAGGCTATCTGCGCGACGTGGGCATGCATATCCGCAACCTGCAACGCTCGGTCAACGACATGGAAGAACTGGTGGCGATGGGACGCCAGCCCCTGGGCGTGGCCGACCGTCCGGGCGCGCGCGCCATCAACATTCGCGAAGGTGAAATCCGCTTTGAAGACGTGACCTTCCGCTATGGCGCGCACAACACGGCGCTGTACCAGAATTTCTCCGCGCGCATCGCGCCCGGAGAACGCGTCGGTCTGGTGGGCCATTCGGGCTCGGGCAAGACCACGTTCATCAAGCTGATTCAACGCCTGTATGACGTGAACGACGGCCGCATCACCATTGATGGGCAAGACATCGCCCAGGTGAAGCAGGCGTCGTTGCGCAGCCAGATCGCGATCGTGCAGCAGGACCCGGTGCTGTTTCACCGCACGCTGGCTGAGAACATCGCCTATGCCCGGCCCGGCGCGACGCAGGCCGAGATCGAGCAGGCGGCGCGGCTGGCCAGCGCGCATGACTTCATCATGACGCTGCCCAAGGGCTACGACACGCTGGTGGGCGAACGCGGCATCAAGCTGTCGGGCGGCGAACGCCAGCGCGTGGCGATCGCGCGCGCCTTCCTGGCGGACTCGCCCATCCTGATCCTGGACGAGGCCACCTCCAGCCTGGACAGCGAAAGCGAAGTGCTGATCCAGCAGGCCATGGACCGCCTGATGGTGGGCCGCACCACGCTGGTGGTGGCGCACCGCCTGTCGACCGTGCGCGCCCTGGACCGCCTGCTGGTGATGGACCGTGGCCGCATCATCGAAGAAGGCAGCCATGACCAGTTGATCCGTTTGCAGGGCGGCCTGTATCGGCGCCTGTTCGAACGCCAGGCCCTGGAACTGACCAAGGGTTTGACGGCCGCCGAAATGCTGCAAGACGGCGCCACGCCCCCGAAGATCAAGGACCCGAATGTGGACCCGAGCGTGGACACCGACGTGGATGAAGGCAGCTACGCCTTCGGCAAGTAG
- a CDS encoding LysR family transcriptional regulator — MDFQKLKHLLAVVEHGTFSLAAEKVNLSQPALSRSIQALETELGLPLLDRGTRRVRLTPYGACVAERARRMRFEEAELQRELKALHGGDAGSLTIGLSPAPASLLLSPFLAHMAAHRPQVRVGVELGSTAALLDMLRAERIDAMVCDARMLYDAADIDTRPLAPLRAGMVCRKGHPILAHKRVGIEQVRQYPVASSTLSPEVSLRLADTLGPGGAPEQMVTLRCENLDALADLALHTDTLLLGVICVTRREQEAGRLVEVPLPPDRQRQGHYVLARLAGRTPLAAQDALYEFTQQCWAGFAAFKPRGPGR, encoded by the coding sequence ATGGATTTTCAAAAGCTCAAACACCTGCTGGCCGTGGTCGAACACGGCACTTTTTCGCTGGCGGCGGAAAAGGTGAACCTGTCCCAACCCGCGCTTAGCCGCAGCATCCAGGCGCTGGAAACCGAGTTGGGCCTGCCGCTGCTGGATCGCGGCACGCGCCGGGTCCGCCTGACACCTTATGGCGCTTGCGTGGCCGAGCGCGCGCGCCGCATGCGCTTTGAAGAAGCCGAGCTGCAACGCGAACTGAAGGCGCTGCATGGCGGCGATGCCGGCTCGCTCACCATCGGCCTGAGCCCCGCCCCGGCATCGTTATTGCTGTCGCCCTTTTTGGCGCACATGGCCGCGCACCGGCCCCAGGTACGCGTGGGTGTCGAACTTGGCAGCACGGCGGCGCTGCTCGACATGCTGCGCGCCGAACGCATTGATGCCATGGTGTGCGATGCGCGCATGTTGTACGACGCCGCCGATATCGACACCCGCCCGCTGGCGCCGCTGCGCGCGGGCATGGTCTGCCGCAAGGGGCACCCCATCCTGGCGCACAAGCGCGTGGGCATTGAACAGGTGCGGCAGTATCCGGTGGCCTCCAGCACGCTGAGCCCGGAGGTGTCGCTACGGCTTGCCGACACCTTGGGGCCAGGCGGCGCGCCCGAACAGATGGTCACGCTGCGTTGCGAAAACCTGGATGCGCTGGCCGACCTGGCGCTGCATACCGACACGCTGCTGCTGGGTGTGATCTGCGTGACGCGGCGCGAACAAGAGGCGGGGCGACTGGTGGAAGTGCCGCTGCCGCCTGATCGCCAGCGCCAGGGCCATTACGTGCTGGCGCGCCTGGCCGGGCGCACGCCCCTGGCGGCGCAAGATGCGCTGTACGAATTCACGCAGCAATGTTGGGCGGGGTTCGCCGCGTTCAAGCCCCGCGGCCCCGGCCGTTGA
- a CDS encoding penicillin G acylase, with amino-acid sequence MKQHLLSAAILAACAGVGAAPAQAQSQPQSQPSVTADAQRPAARQVTIRRDGYGMPHVYADTVYGIFYGYGYAVAQDRLFQMEMARRSTQGLVAEVLGEKMVAFDKSIRGNFSPERIQRQLAALPASERQILDGYAAGMNAWIARVRAEPGTLMPKEFNDLQFQPSDWTPYDVAMVFVGTMANRFSDANSEIDNLALLTALQDKHGEARAMQIFNQLRWMTDSRAPTTVPEEEGVYQPATYQPAGHSRNAYQPATARAPAKLSYALPRYDGTPPMLERVARDPLTRGVLQDAPADAPARLLAQFAQSGQPGIAGFPTTSNMWIVGREHAKDARSILLNGPQFGWWNPAYTYGIGLHGAGYDVVGNTPFAYPSILFGHNAHVTWGSTAGFGDDVDIYAEKLDPADRTRYFHNGEWKTMEKRTELIQVKDGKPVLMDVYRTVHGIVTKFDDKQHVAYAKARAWEGFELQSLMAWTHKTQARNWDQWKQQAARHALTINWYYADDRGNIGYAHTGFYPKRKPGHDPRLPVPGTGEMDWDGMLPFATNPQVYNPRQGYIANWNNQPMRGYPSTDLFAIVWGQADRYAEIETRMKAMTADGGKISAQQMWDLIRITSYADVNRRHFLPFLQRAVAGLPADDARARLVADLSTWDGMGTSDKQPGYYDNAGSAVMDAWLRAMLRSTLADEMPADFFKWYSATGYPTPATPATGSLNLTVGVKVLFNALAGPDAGVPQPYDFFNGKRPEAVSLAALDEALAALQKAYGQDPATWRIPAPPMVFAPKNFLGVPQADDKAVLSFAATQNRGTENNMTVFDGKGVRAVDVVAPGQSGFVAPDGTPSVHTRDQFDLYNHFGSKRVWFTDAEVRANATSVETLRY; translated from the coding sequence ATGAAGCAGCATTTGTTGTCGGCCGCCATCCTGGCAGCCTGCGCCGGCGTGGGCGCAGCCCCCGCGCAAGCGCAATCCCAGCCGCAATCCCAGCCATCCGTCACCGCCGACGCCCAGCGCCCCGCCGCCCGGCAGGTCACCATCCGCCGCGACGGCTACGGCATGCCCCACGTCTACGCCGACACGGTCTACGGCATCTTCTACGGTTACGGCTACGCGGTGGCGCAAGACCGCCTGTTCCAGATGGAGATGGCGCGTCGCAGCACGCAGGGCCTGGTGGCTGAAGTGTTGGGCGAAAAAATGGTGGCCTTCGACAAATCGATACGCGGCAATTTTTCGCCCGAGCGTATCCAGCGCCAACTGGCGGCGCTGCCCGCGTCCGAACGCCAGATTCTGGACGGCTACGCGGCCGGCATGAATGCATGGATTGCGCGGGTGCGCGCCGAACCCGGCACGCTGATGCCCAAGGAATTCAACGACCTGCAATTCCAGCCGTCCGACTGGACGCCCTATGACGTGGCGATGGTGTTCGTGGGCACCATGGCCAACCGGTTTTCGGACGCCAATAGCGAGATCGACAACCTGGCGTTGTTGACCGCGCTGCAAGACAAGCACGGCGAAGCGCGCGCCATGCAGATCTTCAACCAATTGCGCTGGATGACCGACAGCCGCGCGCCGACCACGGTGCCGGAAGAAGAGGGGGTTTATCAGCCCGCCACCTATCAGCCCGCCGGCCACTCGCGCAACGCTTACCAGCCCGCCACCGCGCGCGCGCCCGCCAAACTGTCCTACGCCTTGCCGCGCTACGACGGCACGCCGCCCATGCTGGAGCGCGTGGCGCGCGACCCGCTAACGCGCGGCGTGCTGCAAGACGCGCCCGCCGACGCGCCCGCCCGCCTGCTGGCGCAGTTCGCGCAAAGCGGCCAGCCCGGCATCGCCGGCTTTCCCACCACCAGCAATATGTGGATCGTGGGCCGCGAGCACGCCAAGGACGCGCGTTCCATCCTGTTGAACGGCCCGCAGTTCGGCTGGTGGAACCCGGCCTACACCTACGGCATCGGCCTGCACGGCGCGGGCTACGACGTGGTGGGCAACACCCCGTTCGCCTATCCCAGCATTCTGTTTGGCCACAACGCGCACGTCACCTGGGGCTCCACGGCAGGCTTTGGCGACGACGTGGACATCTACGCCGAAAAGCTCGACCCCGCCGACCGCACCCGCTATTTCCACAATGGTGAATGGAAGACGATGGAAAAGCGCACCGAGCTTATCCAGGTCAAGGACGGCAAGCCGGTATTGATGGACGTGTACCGCACGGTGCATGGCATCGTGACCAAGTTCGACGACAAGCAACATGTGGCCTATGCCAAGGCGCGCGCATGGGAAGGCTTTGAGTTGCAATCGCTGATGGCCTGGACGCACAAGACGCAGGCGCGCAATTGGGACCAGTGGAAGCAGCAGGCCGCGCGCCATGCGCTGACCATCAACTGGTACTACGCCGACGACCGCGGCAACATCGGCTACGCCCACACGGGCTTTTATCCCAAGCGCAAACCCGGCCATGACCCGCGCCTGCCCGTGCCCGGCACGGGTGAAATGGACTGGGACGGCATGCTGCCGTTCGCCACCAACCCGCAGGTCTACAACCCGCGCCAAGGCTACATCGCCAATTGGAACAACCAGCCCATGCGCGGCTATCCGTCCACCGACCTGTTCGCCATCGTGTGGGGCCAGGCCGACCGCTACGCCGAAATCGAAACGCGCATGAAGGCCATGACGGCCGATGGCGGCAAGATCAGCGCGCAGCAAATGTGGGACCTGATCCGCATCACCAGCTACGCCGACGTCAACCGCCGCCACTTCCTGCCGTTCCTGCAACGCGCCGTGGCGGGCTTGCCAGCTGATGACGCACGCGCGCGGCTGGTGGCCGACTTGTCCACCTGGGACGGCATGGGCACTAGCGACAAACAGCCCGGCTACTACGACAACGCCGGGTCCGCCGTGATGGACGCCTGGCTGCGCGCCATGCTGCGCAGCACGCTGGCCGACGAGATGCCCGCCGACTTCTTCAAGTGGTACAGCGCCACGGGCTATCCCACCCCCGCCACGCCGGCCACCGGTTCGCTCAACCTGACCGTGGGCGTGAAGGTCTTGTTCAACGCCTTGGCTGGCCCCGACGCCGGCGTGCCCCAGCCCTACGACTTCTTCAACGGCAAGCGCCCGGAAGCGGTCAGCCTGGCCGCGCTGGACGAAGCCCTGGCCGCTTTGCAAAAAGCGTATGGCCAGGATCCGGCCACGTGGCGCATCCCCGCGCCGCCCATGGTGTTTGCGCCGAAGAACTTCCTGGGTGTGCCGCAGGCGGACGACAAGGCGGTGCTGAGCTTTGCGGCCACCCAAAACCGGGGCACCGAAAACAACATGACGGTGTTCGACGGCAAGGGCGTGCGCGCGGTGGATGTGGTGGCGCCGGGGCAGAGCGGTTTCGTGGCGCCGGACGGCACGCCGTCTGTCCACACCCGCGACCAGTTCGACCTGTACAACCACTTTGGCAGCAAGCGCGTCTGGTTCACGGATGCGGAGGTGCGCGCCAACGCTACGTCGGTTGAGACGTTGCGCTACTGA